From Streptomyces sp. 6-11-2, one genomic window encodes:
- a CDS encoding oligoendopeptidase F family protein yields MEGTKPLNKKLAAAVSGGAVLVLALTGCTSSAADSKNEALNTWAKQVCDAVQPQAKKIEAANAAIQKETSDNSEPAQVQKTDAQAFQDMADAYKAIGQAVNNAGAPEVDNGRKKQQDAVKELNGLAASYTSLKQQVDKLDTKNQAKFADGLKDIATRLDTLSRTGNDALKNLEEGDVGRAMAQQPSCKSASATPSTSASSPATGG; encoded by the coding sequence ATGGAAGGGACCAAACCGTTGAACAAGAAGCTCGCGGCCGCAGTGTCCGGCGGTGCGGTACTCGTACTGGCACTGACGGGCTGCACCAGCAGCGCTGCCGACAGCAAGAACGAGGCGCTGAACACCTGGGCCAAGCAGGTGTGCGACGCGGTGCAGCCGCAGGCGAAGAAGATCGAGGCCGCCAACGCCGCCATCCAGAAGGAGACTTCGGACAACAGCGAGCCGGCCCAGGTCCAGAAGACCGACGCGCAGGCCTTCCAGGACATGGCCGACGCCTACAAGGCCATCGGCCAGGCCGTGAACAACGCCGGCGCACCCGAGGTCGACAACGGCCGGAAGAAGCAGCAGGACGCGGTCAAGGAGCTCAACGGCCTGGCGGCCTCGTACACCTCCCTGAAGCAGCAGGTGGACAAGCTCGACACCAAGAACCAGGCCAAGTTCGCGGACGGCCTCAAGGACATCGCCACCCGGCTGGACACGCTGAGCCGGACCGGGAACGACGCGCTGAAGAACCTCGAGGAGGGCGACGTCGGCCGGGCGATGGCCCAGCAGCCGAGCTGCAAGTCCGCCTCCGCCACCCCGTCCACCTCGGCCTCGTCCCCGGCGACCGGCGGCTGA
- a CDS encoding sodium-translocating pyrophosphatase: MAGLSTPHQLGHPTTFAAAVLTNDNRIIVAVIAAVALAALVVAGVLVRQVLAAGEGTSSMKKIAEAVQEGANAYLGRQLRTLGVFAVIVFFLLMLLPADDWNQRAGRSVFFLIGAAFSAATGYIGMWLAVRSNVRVAAAAREATPAEGEPEKDLTAVSHKAMKIAFRTGGVVGMFTVGLGLLGASCVVLVYAADAPKVLEGFGLGAALIAMFMRVGGGIFTKAADVGADLVGKVEQGIPEDDPRNAATIADNVGDNVGDCAGMAADLFESYAVTLVAALILGKAAFGNDGLAFPLLVPAIGVITAMIGIFAVAPRRADRSGMSAINRGFFISAVISLALVAVAVFVYLPSSYAGLTGVTDAAIRGKDGDPRILALVAVGIGILLAAVIQQLTGYFTETNRRPVRDIGKTSLTGPATVVLAGVSVGLESAVYTALLIGLSVYGAFLLGGTSIMLALFAVALAGTGLLTTVGVIVAMDTFGPVSDNAQGIAEMSGDVEGAGAQVLTNLDAVGNTTKAITKGIAIATAVLAASALFGSYRDAITTGARDVGEKLTGSGAPMTLNMDISQPNNLVGLIAGAAVVFLFSGLAINAVSRSAGSVVYEVRRQFREKPGIMDFTEKPEYGKVVDICTKDALRELATPGLLAVMAPIFIGFTLGVGALGSYLAGAIGAGTLMAVFLANSGGAWDNAKKLVEDGNHGGKGSEAHAATVIGDTVGDPFKDTAGPAINPLLKVMNLVSLLIAPAVIKFSYGSDKSLGVRIVIAVLSLAVIVGAVYISKRRGIAVGDDDNAERVSKPADPAVVS, translated from the coding sequence ATGGCGGGGCTTTCTACCCCTCATCAGTTGGGCCACCCCACAACCTTCGCAGCTGCAGTACTGACCAACGACAATCGGATCATCGTGGCGGTCATCGCGGCCGTCGCGCTGGCCGCGCTCGTGGTCGCAGGCGTCCTGGTGCGCCAGGTGCTCGCGGCGGGCGAGGGCACCAGCAGCATGAAGAAGATCGCTGAAGCGGTCCAGGAAGGCGCGAACGCCTATCTGGGCCGCCAGTTGCGCACGCTCGGCGTATTCGCCGTGATCGTGTTCTTCCTGCTCATGCTGCTGCCCGCGGACGACTGGAATCAGCGCGCCGGACGATCGGTGTTCTTCCTGATCGGGGCCGCCTTCTCGGCGGCCACCGGCTATATCGGCATGTGGCTCGCCGTGCGCAGCAATGTACGTGTCGCCGCGGCGGCCCGTGAAGCGACACCTGCGGAAGGTGAGCCGGAAAAGGATCTCACCGCCGTCTCGCACAAGGCAATGAAGATCGCTTTTCGCACCGGCGGCGTCGTCGGCATGTTCACAGTGGGGCTCGGCCTGCTCGGCGCCTCCTGTGTGGTGCTGGTGTACGCGGCCGACGCGCCGAAGGTGCTCGAGGGCTTCGGCCTCGGTGCCGCGCTGATCGCGATGTTCATGCGGGTGGGCGGCGGCATCTTCACCAAGGCCGCCGACGTCGGCGCCGACCTGGTCGGCAAGGTCGAGCAGGGCATTCCGGAGGACGATCCGCGCAATGCCGCGACCATCGCCGACAACGTGGGCGACAACGTCGGCGACTGCGCGGGCATGGCGGCCGACCTCTTCGAGTCGTACGCCGTCACGCTGGTCGCGGCGCTCATCCTCGGCAAGGCGGCCTTCGGCAACGACGGGCTCGCCTTTCCGCTGCTGGTGCCGGCCATCGGTGTGATCACCGCCATGATCGGGATCTTCGCGGTGGCGCCGCGCCGCGCCGACCGCAGCGGTATGAGCGCGATCAACCGCGGTTTCTTCATCTCCGCGGTGATCTCACTCGCCCTGGTCGCGGTTGCCGTCTTCGTCTATCTGCCGTCGTCGTACGCCGGACTCACCGGTGTCACCGACGCGGCGATCAGAGGCAAGGACGGCGACCCGCGGATCCTCGCCCTGGTCGCGGTGGGGATCGGCATCCTGCTGGCCGCGGTGATCCAGCAGCTGACCGGCTACTTCACCGAGACCAACCGGCGTCCGGTCAGGGACATCGGCAAGACCTCGCTCACCGGTCCGGCCACCGTCGTCCTCGCCGGTGTCTCCGTGGGCCTGGAGTCCGCGGTCTACACCGCCCTGCTGATCGGCCTCAGCGTGTACGGGGCCTTCCTGCTCGGCGGTACGTCGATCATGCTGGCGCTGTTCGCGGTGGCGCTGGCCGGCACCGGGCTGCTCACCACGGTCGGCGTGATCGTCGCCATGGACACCTTCGGCCCGGTCTCCGACAACGCCCAGGGCATCGCCGAGATGTCCGGCGACGTCGAGGGCGCGGGCGCCCAGGTGCTCACCAACCTGGACGCGGTGGGCAACACCACCAAGGCCATCACCAAGGGCATCGCCATCGCCACCGCCGTCCTCGCGGCCTCGGCGCTCTTCGGGTCGTACCGGGACGCCATCACCACCGGCGCGCGTGACGTCGGGGAGAAGCTGACCGGTTCGGGTGCGCCGATGACCCTGAACATGGACATCTCGCAGCCCAACAACCTGGTCGGCCTCATCGCGGGCGCGGCGGTCGTCTTCCTGTTCTCGGGGCTGGCGATCAACGCGGTGTCCCGGTCGGCGGGCTCGGTGGTGTACGAGGTGCGCCGGCAGTTCCGTGAGAAGCCCGGGATCATGGACTTCACCGAGAAGCCGGAGTACGGCAAGGTCGTCGACATCTGCACCAAGGACGCCCTGCGCGAGCTCGCCACACCCGGGCTGCTCGCCGTCATGGCGCCCATCTTCATCGGGTTCACGCTCGGTGTCGGTGCGCTCGGCTCCTATCTCGCGGGCGCGATCGGCGCGGGCACGCTGATGGCGGTGTTCCTCGCCAACTCCGGTGGCGCCTGGGACAACGCCAAGAAGCTGGTCGAGGACGGCAACCACGGAGGCAAGGGCAGCGAGGCCCACGCGGCCACGGTGATCGGGGACACGGTGGGCGATCCCTTCAAGGACACCGCCGGCCCCGCGATCAACCCGCTGCTGAAGGTGATGAACCTGGTGTCGCTGCTCATCGCGCCCGCGGTCATCAAGTTCTCCTACGGCAGCGACAAGAGCCTCGGCGTACGGATCGTGATCGCGGTCCTGTCGCTGGCCGTGATCGTCGGCGCGGTCTACATCTCCAAGCGGCGCGGTATCGCCGTGGGCGACGACGACAACGCCGAACGGGTCTCCAAGCCGGCCGATCCCGCGGTGGTTTCGTAG
- a CDS encoding ATP-binding protein: protein MATVELRFSALPEHVRTARLVAAAVARRAGVDEAVLDEVRLAVGEACSRAVGLHRNSGISAPVTVMLTEEEKQFSIEVGDEARHAPYHSGDAPGAADEAEAEEDEMGLAVISGLVDDVKVSAGEHGGLIKMTWPTTSPVATLP, encoded by the coding sequence ATGGCCACCGTCGAACTCCGCTTCAGCGCGCTGCCCGAGCACGTCAGGACCGCCCGTCTGGTGGCGGCAGCGGTGGCGCGCAGGGCCGGAGTGGACGAGGCCGTCCTCGACGAGGTCAGACTCGCCGTCGGCGAGGCCTGTTCCCGGGCTGTGGGGCTGCATCGCAACAGTGGGATCTCGGCACCGGTGACGGTGATGCTGACCGAGGAGGAGAAGCAGTTCTCCATCGAGGTCGGCGACGAGGCCCGGCACGCGCCGTACCACTCCGGGGACGCCCCGGGCGCGGCGGACGAGGCGGAGGCCGAGGAGGACGAGATGGGCCTCGCGGTCATCAGCGGACTCGTCGACGACGTGAAGGTGTCGGCAGGGGAGCACGGCGGGTTGATCAAGATGACCTGGCCGACCACATCGCCGGTCGCGACGCTTCCCTGA
- the bldG gene encoding anti-sigma factor antagonist BldG yields MDLSLSTRTVGDRTVVEVGGEIDVYTAPKLREQLVELVNDGNFHLVVDMEGVDFLDSTGLGVLVGGLKRVRAHEGSLRLVCNQERILKIFRITGLTKVFPIHTSVDEAVAATD; encoded by the coding sequence GTGGACCTGTCCCTGTCGACCCGTACCGTCGGCGATCGTACGGTCGTCGAGGTCGGTGGCGAAATCGACGTATATACCGCGCCCAAGCTGCGCGAGCAGCTGGTCGAGCTGGTGAACGACGGGAATTTCCACCTCGTCGTCGACATGGAGGGCGTGGACTTCCTCGACTCCACTGGGCTCGGCGTGCTGGTCGGCGGCCTGAAGCGCGTGCGTGCCCATGAGGGCTCGCTGCGCCTGGTCTGCAACCAGGAGCGCATTCTCAAGATCTTCCGTATCACCGGTCTCACCAAGGTGTTCCCGATCCACACCTCGGTGGACGAAGCGGTGGCGGCGACAGACTGA
- a CDS encoding DEAD/DEAH box helicase, with protein MAFNHLPAGVHDALVPLSCTPVTDSVPMAKNHRSNRSPATPATRLAPGAVLDRLAAGQSRAARITHTEHLPPREGRHAVWPDRIRPEVIAAVQACGIEHPWAHQARAAEHALDGDSVVVATGTASGKSLAYLVPVLSTLLDGSEAPNGRGATALYLAPTKALAADQCRAVKELARPLGKAVRPAVYDGDTPPEEREWIRQYANHVLTNPDMLHRGILPSHPRWSSFLRALKYVVVDECHTYRGVFGSHVAQVLRRLRRLCARYGASPVFLLASATAAEPAVAARRLTGVPVVEVADDASPRGELVFALWEPPLTELRGERGAPVRRTATAETADLLTDLTLQGVRSVAFVRSRRGAELISVIAQERLAEIDRPLSRRVAAYRGGYLPEERRALERALHSGELLGLAATTALELGVDVSGLDAVLIAGYPGTRASLWQQAGRAGRSGQGALAVLVARDDPLDTFLVHHPEALFDQPVESTVLDPDNPYVLAPHLCAAAAELPLTEEDTELFGPACAELLPQLEAAKLLRRRTKAWHWTRRERAADLTDIRGEGGRPVQIVEAGTGRLLGTVDAGAAHTTVHEGAVHLHQGRTYLVRSLDLDDSVALVEEAAPPYTTVARDTTAISVLETDVEVPWGDGRLCYGSVEVTNQVVSFLRRRVITGEVLGETKLDLPPRTLRTRAVWWTVTEDQLDEARINPEILGGALHAAEHASIGMLPLFATCDRWDIGGVSVPLHPDTLLPTVFVYDGHPGGAGFAERAFHTARAWLSATREAIASCECDSGCPSCIQSPKCGNGNDPLHKRGAVRLLTVLLKAAPEEKEAEMEAEAEMQAEAEMQAGTEMEAEA; from the coding sequence ATGGCATTCAATCACTTACCGGCAGGCGTGCACGACGCCTTGGTCCCATTGTCCTGCACGCCGGTGACAGACTCGGTGCCGATGGCCAAGAATCACCGATCCAATCGATCCCCGGCTACCCCCGCAACCCGCCTGGCGCCGGGCGCGGTTCTCGACCGGCTCGCCGCGGGGCAGAGCCGGGCTGCGCGCATCACTCATACGGAGCACTTGCCCCCGCGCGAGGGGCGCCATGCCGTCTGGCCCGACCGGATTCGGCCGGAGGTGATCGCGGCGGTCCAGGCGTGCGGGATCGAGCACCCGTGGGCGCACCAGGCGCGCGCCGCGGAACACGCCCTGGACGGCGACTCCGTCGTCGTCGCCACCGGCACCGCGTCCGGCAAGTCGCTGGCTTACCTCGTCCCGGTGCTCTCGACGTTGCTGGACGGTTCCGAGGCGCCCAACGGCCGCGGCGCCACCGCCCTGTACCTGGCCCCCACCAAGGCCCTCGCGGCCGACCAGTGCCGAGCGGTGAAGGAACTCGCCCGGCCGCTGGGCAAGGCCGTACGCCCCGCGGTGTACGACGGCGACACCCCGCCCGAGGAACGCGAGTGGATCCGCCAGTACGCCAACCACGTCCTGACCAACCCCGACATGCTGCACCGCGGGATCCTGCCCTCCCACCCGCGCTGGTCCTCCTTCCTGCGGGCCCTGAAGTACGTGGTCGTCGACGAGTGCCACACCTACCGGGGCGTCTTCGGCTCCCACGTCGCCCAGGTGCTGCGCCGCCTTCGCCGGCTGTGCGCGCGCTACGGCGCCTCCCCGGTCTTCCTGCTGGCCTCGGCGACCGCCGCGGAGCCCGCCGTGGCCGCCCGCCGCCTCACCGGAGTGCCCGTGGTGGAGGTGGCCGACGACGCCTCGCCCCGCGGTGAACTGGTGTTCGCCCTCTGGGAGCCCCCGCTGACCGAACTACGGGGCGAACGGGGCGCGCCCGTCCGGCGCACCGCCACCGCCGAGACGGCGGATCTGCTGACCGACCTCACCCTCCAGGGCGTGCGCTCGGTCGCCTTCGTACGGTCCCGGCGCGGCGCCGAACTGATCTCGGTGATCGCCCAGGAGCGGCTGGCCGAGATCGACCGGCCGCTGTCCCGGCGCGTCGCGGCCTACCGGGGCGGCTACCTGCCCGAGGAGCGCCGCGCCCTGGAACGCGCCCTGCACTCCGGCGAGCTCCTGGGCCTGGCCGCCACGACCGCCCTGGAGCTGGGCGTGGACGTGTCCGGCCTGGACGCCGTGCTGATCGCCGGATACCCGGGCACCCGCGCCTCCCTGTGGCAGCAGGCGGGCCGCGCGGGGCGCTCCGGTCAGGGCGCCCTGGCGGTGCTGGTCGCCCGCGACGACCCGCTGGACACGTTCCTCGTCCACCACCCCGAGGCCCTGTTCGACCAGCCGGTCGAGTCCACGGTCCTCGACCCCGACAACCCCTACGTCCTCGCCCCGCACCTGTGCGCGGCCGCCGCCGAGCTGCCGCTCACCGAGGAGGACACCGAGCTGTTCGGCCCGGCCTGCGCGGAGCTGCTGCCGCAACTGGAGGCCGCGAAGCTGCTGCGCCGCCGGACGAAGGCCTGGCACTGGACCCGCCGGGAGCGGGCCGCGGACCTCACCGACATCCGCGGCGAGGGCGGACGGCCGGTGCAGATCGTCGAGGCCGGCACCGGCCGGCTGCTCGGCACGGTCGACGCGGGCGCCGCACACACGACGGTGCACGAGGGCGCGGTCCATCTGCACCAGGGCCGTACGTACCTGGTGCGCTCCCTCGACCTGGACGACTCGGTCGCCCTGGTCGAGGAGGCCGCCCCGCCGTACACGACGGTCGCCCGCGACACGACGGCGATCTCCGTGCTGGAGACGGACGTCGAGGTGCCCTGGGGCGACGGCCGCCTGTGCTACGGCTCCGTCGAGGTCACCAACCAGGTGGTCTCCTTCCTGCGCAGACGTGTCATCACCGGTGAAGTGCTCGGCGAGACGAAACTCGACCTCCCTCCTCGTACGCTGCGCACCCGCGCGGTGTGGTGGACGGTCACCGAGGACCAGCTGGACGAGGCCCGGATCAACCCGGAGATCCTCGGTGGCGCCCTCCACGCCGCGGAGCACGCGTCGATCGGCATGCTGCCCCTGTTCGCGACCTGCGACCGCTGGGACATCGGCGGCGTGTCCGTCCCACTGCACCCCGACACGCTGCTGCCCACGGTCTTCGTCTACGACGGCCATCCGGGCGGCGCGGGCTTCGCCGAACGCGCCTTCCACACCGCGCGCGCCTGGCTTTCCGCCACCCGCGAGGCCATCGCCTCCTGCGAGTGCGACTCCGGCTGCCCGTCCTGCATCCAGTCCCCCAAGTGCGGCAACGGCAACGACCCGCTGCACAAGAGGGGGGCCGTGCGCCTGCTGACGGTGCTGCTGAAGGCGGCCCCGGAGGAGAAGGAGGCGGAGATGGAGGCGGAGGCAGAGATGCAGGCGGAGGCAGAGATGCAGGCCGGGACGGAGATGGAGGCGGAGGCTTAG
- a CDS encoding TadE family type IV pilus minor pilin, which yields MRGCERAWAHRAERQGADAGFVSAEAAMVLPVLVLVVTTLVWVLLVVLAQIQCVDAARAGARAAARQDPDGAVTRVTRDVAPHGAEVTVTRRGDRVHVVVVADPPGLGVLPFRLREEAVAEAEDTLGTRAERGTGT from the coding sequence GTGCGCGGATGTGAACGGGCATGGGCGCACCGGGCCGAACGGCAAGGCGCCGACGCGGGGTTCGTGTCGGCGGAGGCGGCCATGGTCCTGCCCGTGCTGGTGCTGGTGGTGACGACGCTGGTCTGGGTCCTGCTGGTCGTGCTCGCGCAGATCCAGTGCGTGGACGCGGCCCGGGCAGGGGCCCGGGCCGCCGCCCGCCAGGACCCGGACGGCGCGGTCACCCGAGTGACCCGGGACGTGGCACCGCACGGGGCGGAGGTCACGGTGACCCGCAGGGGAGACCGCGTGCACGTGGTCGTCGTGGCCGACCCGCCGGGGCTGGGGGTCCTGCCCTTCCGGCTGAGGGAGGAGGCCGTGGCGGAGGCGGAGGACACGCTCGGGACGCGCGCAGAGCGGGGGACGGGGACATGA
- a CDS encoding DUF4244 domain-containing protein: MYGKVRARLRALARRDAGMVTSEYAMGIIAAVAFAVLLYEVVTSGQVKTELQNIVKRALSARM; this comes from the coding sequence ATGTACGGAAAGGTGCGGGCACGGCTGCGTGCCCTGGCGCGCAGGGACGCGGGAATGGTGACGTCCGAGTACGCGATGGGGATCATCGCGGCGGTGGCGTTCGCGGTACTGCTCTACGAGGTGGTGACGAGCGGCCAGGTCAAGACGGAGTTGCAGAACATCGTGAAGCGAGCGCTCAGTGCGCGGATGTGA
- a CDS encoding type II secretion system F family protein: MAAGAAVLLWLSVRWLQAMSRERSARRRMAALLGPERSAEVAWRSRSRLLAAGAVRRWLPAVGVVGAGWVLVGGLTGLALGLAGAAGMWQWRRRTAGRPEAESDAAEAARQLPLAADLLAACIAAGAGPVIAAQAVGEALGGPVGDALARGAAQVRLGGQPADAWRGLASIPEAAALARLLERADESGLPAAGPVARLAADVRADRARTATARARRAAVLVTAPVGLCFLPAFVAVGVLPVLIGLAGGVLSGGGG, encoded by the coding sequence ATGGCCGCGGGGGCGGCGGTGCTCCTGTGGCTGTCGGTGAGATGGCTGCAGGCGATGAGCCGGGAGCGGAGCGCGCGGCGGCGGATGGCCGCGCTGCTGGGGCCGGAGCGTTCGGCGGAGGTGGCATGGCGCTCGCGCTCACGGCTCCTGGCGGCCGGTGCCGTGCGGCGGTGGCTGCCGGCGGTGGGTGTGGTCGGGGCCGGGTGGGTACTGGTCGGCGGGCTCACCGGGCTCGCGCTCGGGCTGGCCGGGGCGGCCGGGATGTGGCAGTGGCGGCGGCGGACGGCCGGCCGCCCCGAAGCGGAGTCCGACGCGGCCGAAGCCGCCCGTCAACTCCCGCTCGCGGCCGACCTGCTGGCGGCCTGCATCGCGGCCGGTGCCGGTCCGGTGATCGCCGCCCAGGCCGTCGGGGAGGCCCTGGGCGGCCCCGTCGGGGACGCACTGGCCCGGGGCGCCGCCCAGGTGCGGCTCGGCGGGCAGCCGGCCGACGCCTGGCGTGGACTCGCCTCGATACCGGAGGCCGCGGCCCTGGCGCGGCTGCTGGAGCGGGCCGACGAGTCGGGCCTTCCCGCCGCCGGACCGGTGGCCCGGCTCGCGGCCGACGTCCGCGCCGACCGGGCGCGTACCGCGACGGCCCGGGCACGCCGCGCGGCCGTGCTGGTCACCGCGCCGGTGGGGCTGTGCTTCCTGCCCGCCTTCGTCGCGGTGGGCGTGCTGCCCGTGCTGATCGGCCTCGCGGGCGGAGTGCTGAGCGGAGGTGGTGGCTGA
- a CDS encoding type II secretion system F family protein, whose translation MDEGFSGPACVAAGAACAGAAVWLLGGRYSAARRARALLAGGGPQGTGPPLSGRVLRGLAQVRGRLRAEWWAPAAGMVLAVLGASVLPVVAGAVGVPLLRRTRLARAARRRQERRADAVIALCGALAGEVRAGRQPGEALLCAARDSGGLGDAQAAVLAAARFGGDVSAALAAAARQPGAEGLRGLAACWRVAVDQGAGLAAGLDRLEGALRVERDQRADIRAQLSGARATAVMLAGLPVLGLLLGTAMGADPLRVLLHTGAGLGCLVIGGVLEGAGLWWALRIVRGAEAM comes from the coding sequence ATGGATGAGGGGTTCTCGGGCCCGGCCTGCGTGGCCGCGGGCGCGGCGTGTGCCGGGGCGGCCGTGTGGCTGCTGGGCGGCCGGTACTCCGCGGCGCGGCGGGCGCGGGCGCTGCTCGCCGGCGGTGGGCCGCAGGGCACGGGGCCGCCGCTCTCGGGCCGGGTCCTTCGCGGACTGGCCCAGGTTCGAGGGCGGTTGCGCGCCGAGTGGTGGGCGCCGGCCGCCGGGATGGTGCTCGCGGTGCTGGGCGCCTCGGTACTGCCGGTCGTCGCGGGGGCGGTCGGGGTGCCGCTGCTGCGCCGCACCCGGCTGGCCCGGGCGGCGCGCCGACGGCAGGAGCGGCGGGCGGACGCGGTGATCGCCCTGTGCGGGGCACTCGCCGGAGAGGTGCGGGCCGGGCGGCAGCCGGGCGAGGCGCTGCTGTGCGCCGCGCGGGACTCGGGTGGGCTCGGCGACGCCCAGGCGGCGGTGCTGGCGGCGGCCCGGTTCGGCGGGGACGTGTCCGCGGCGCTCGCCGCGGCGGCCCGGCAGCCGGGCGCCGAGGGCCTGCGCGGCCTCGCGGCCTGCTGGCGGGTGGCGGTGGACCAGGGCGCGGGCCTGGCGGCCGGACTGGACCGGCTCGAAGGCGCACTGCGGGTGGAGCGTGACCAACGCGCCGACATACGAGCCCAGTTGTCCGGGGCCAGGGCCACGGCCGTCATGCTCGCCGGCCTGCCGGTCCTCGGACTCCTGCTGGGCACGGCCATGGGAGCCGATCCCTTGCGGGTGCTGCTGCACACGGGAGCGGGGCTGGGCTGCCTGGTCATCGGTGGCGTGCTGGAGGGCGCGGGGCTGTGGTGGGCCCTGCGGATCGTGCGAGGGGCGGAGGCGATGTGA
- a CDS encoding TadA family conjugal transfer-associated ATPase, giving the protein MPAELLDGVRRWLAESGAEPTPARVAQALREQGRVLGDAEVLGAAEQLRSELIGSGPLEPLLADPSVTDVLVSAPDRVWVDRGGGLERAAVAFPDAAAVRRLAQRLAAVAGRRLDDARPWVDARLPDGTRLHAVLPPVAVGCTCLSLRVVRPRAFTLEELVAAGTVPPGGDRVLRALIEARLSFLISGGTGTGKTTLLSALLGLAGPGERIVLAEDSAELRPDHPHVVRLETRPANQEGAGLVTLEDLVRQALRMRPDRLVVGEVRGGEVVHLLAALNTGHEGGCGTVHANAAADVPARLEALGTAGGLDRAALHSQLAAALSVVLHLVRDRSGRRRIAEVRVLERDASGLVRTVPALRWGAEAFVAERGWERLRGLLRTESGSGRGGDDRDG; this is encoded by the coding sequence ATGCCAGCGGAGCTGCTGGACGGCGTACGGCGCTGGCTCGCCGAGAGCGGGGCCGAGCCGACGCCCGCGCGGGTCGCGCAGGCCCTGCGCGAACAGGGCCGCGTGCTCGGGGACGCCGAAGTGCTGGGTGCGGCCGAGCAGTTGCGTTCCGAGCTGATCGGCAGCGGTCCGCTGGAGCCGTTGCTGGCCGATCCGTCGGTGACCGACGTCCTCGTGTCGGCCCCGGACCGGGTGTGGGTGGACCGGGGCGGCGGACTCGAGCGAGCCGCCGTCGCCTTCCCCGACGCGGCGGCCGTACGGCGCCTCGCGCAGCGCCTGGCCGCCGTGGCCGGCCGCCGGCTGGACGACGCCCGGCCGTGGGTCGACGCCCGGCTGCCCGACGGCACCCGGCTGCACGCGGTGCTGCCTCCCGTCGCCGTCGGCTGCACCTGCCTGTCCCTGCGGGTCGTACGGCCGCGCGCGTTCACGCTGGAAGAACTGGTCGCGGCGGGCACGGTGCCGCCCGGCGGGGACCGCGTGCTGCGGGCACTGATCGAGGCCCGGTTGTCCTTCCTCATCAGCGGGGGGACCGGAACCGGCAAGACCACGCTGCTCAGCGCGCTGCTCGGGCTGGCCGGGCCCGGCGAGCGGATCGTCCTCGCCGAGGACTCCGCGGAGCTGCGACCCGACCATCCGCACGTCGTCCGCCTGGAGACCAGGCCCGCCAACCAGGAGGGCGCGGGCCTGGTCACCCTCGAGGACCTGGTGCGGCAGGCACTGCGGATGCGGCCGGACCGGCTGGTCGTGGGCGAGGTGCGCGGCGGCGAGGTGGTCCATCTGCTGGCCGCGCTGAACACCGGCCACGAGGGCGGATGCGGCACGGTCCACGCCAACGCGGCGGCGGACGTCCCCGCCCGGCTGGAGGCGCTGGGCACCGCCGGTGGGCTCGACCGGGCGGCGCTGCACAGCCAGCTGGCGGCCGCGCTGTCGGTGGTGCTGCACCTCGTGCGGGACCGCTCCGGACGACGGCGGATCGCCGAGGTGCGCGTGCTGGAGCGGGACGCGTCGGGACTGGTGCGGACCGTGCCGGCGCTGCGCTGGGGCGCGGAGGCGTTCGTGGCGGAGCGGGGGTGGGAGCGGCTGCGGGGGCTGCTTCGGACGGAGAGCGGGAGCGGGAGAGGGGGCGACGACCGCGATGGATGA